A window of Streptomyces armeniacus contains these coding sequences:
- a CDS encoding adenosylcobinamide-GDP ribazoletransferase: MDTAAARTGLRFAFGTLTVLPVRVPRWDRTAARGGMLCAPVAGAVVGLAAAALGGVLLLLGSGPLVAAVGTVAVPAVLTRGLHLDGLADVADGLGSGKPADDALRIMKQSDIGPFGVLTLVLVLLAQTAAVAELYAEGWAVGATAAAVAALTARTSLTLASREGVPAARPEGLGAAVAGTVPVRAAYGAAAAVAVLAALAGAPLAGDGAYAGVPAAAVAYAAAVVLSLACGELLLRHCRRRFGGVTGDVYGALAETTATAALVVLTLG, from the coding sequence ATGGACACAGCAGCCGCCCGTACCGGCCTGCGCTTCGCCTTCGGCACCCTCACCGTGCTGCCCGTACGCGTGCCCCGCTGGGACCGTACGGCCGCGCGCGGCGGCATGCTGTGCGCGCCCGTCGCCGGGGCCGTGGTGGGGCTGGCGGCGGCCGCGCTCGGCGGCGTACTGCTGCTGCTCGGGAGCGGCCCGCTGGTCGCGGCCGTCGGTACGGTCGCCGTGCCCGCCGTGCTCACCCGCGGGCTGCATCTGGACGGGCTGGCCGACGTCGCCGACGGGCTCGGCAGCGGCAAGCCCGCCGACGACGCGCTGCGGATCATGAAGCAGTCGGACATCGGGCCGTTCGGCGTGCTGACCCTCGTCCTCGTGCTGCTGGCGCAGACCGCGGCGGTGGCCGAGCTGTACGCGGAGGGCTGGGCCGTCGGCGCCACGGCCGCCGCCGTGGCCGCGCTGACCGCCCGTACCTCGCTCACCCTCGCCTCCCGCGAGGGCGTCCCCGCGGCCCGCCCCGAAGGGCTGGGCGCGGCGGTCGCGGGCACGGTGCCCGTACGGGCGGCGTACGGTGCCGCCGCGGCGGTCGCCGTACTGGCCGCGCTGGCCGGGGCGCCGCTTGCGGGGGACGGCGCGTACGCCGGGGTGCCGGCCGCCGCGGTGGCGTACGCCGCGGCCGTCGTCCTCTCCCTCGCCTGCGGCGAACTGCTACTCCGTCACTGCCGCCGCCGCTTCGGCGGGGTGACGGGCGACGTGTACGGCGCGCTCGCCGAGACGACCGCGACCGCCGCGCTGGTGGTCCTCACCCTGGGCTGA
- a CDS encoding leucyl aminopeptidase: MSPLTLSTSSAATLRADAVVVGVAKGAKGPELAPGGESVDKAYGGKLTRILDSLGAKGGEGEVTKLPAPADGLTAPVVVAVGLGDAPAKKGDAYEPEALRRAAGAAARALAGSKKGAFALPLVDEQAVAAVAEGALFGAYAFTAYRGSDNGGNGGNGGKDAKADKTGKAAKPGKSAKADDKQNGEPLAEVVLVGAKPRDKAHKAATERAQVLAAEVHRARDLVNTPSNDLNPAAFAAEVQTAAKEHKLKVEVLDEKALAKGGYGGILGVGQGSDSPPRLVRIAYTHPKAKKSLSYVGKGITYDSGGISLKPAGHNETMKCDMSGAAAVFGAVVAAARLGLQVNVTGWLALAENMPSGTATRPGDVLTMYSGKTVEVLNTDAEGRLVLADALARACEESPDALVDVATLTGAMVVALGHRTFGIMANDEAFRTSLHEIAGEAGEDAWPMPAPEHLRKTIDSPVADLANIGDRMGGGLLAGVFLEEFVADGTTWAHLDIAGPAFNESGAYGYTPKGGTGVAVRTLLALAERTAAGDLG, from the coding sequence GTGTCTCCTCTGACTCTCAGCACTTCGTCCGCCGCGACGCTGCGCGCGGACGCCGTCGTCGTCGGCGTCGCCAAGGGCGCCAAGGGACCCGAGCTCGCGCCGGGCGGCGAGAGCGTGGACAAGGCGTACGGCGGGAAGCTGACCCGCATCCTGGACAGCCTCGGCGCGAAGGGCGGCGAGGGCGAGGTCACGAAGCTGCCGGCGCCGGCCGACGGGCTGACGGCGCCGGTCGTGGTCGCGGTCGGGCTGGGCGACGCCCCGGCGAAGAAGGGCGACGCGTACGAGCCGGAGGCGCTGCGCCGCGCCGCCGGTGCCGCGGCCCGCGCGCTGGCCGGGAGCAAGAAGGGCGCGTTCGCGCTGCCGCTCGTGGACGAGCAGGCCGTGGCGGCGGTCGCGGAGGGCGCGCTGTTCGGCGCGTACGCCTTCACCGCGTACCGCGGCTCCGACAACGGCGGCAACGGCGGCAACGGCGGCAAGGACGCGAAGGCCGACAAGACCGGCAAGGCTGCCAAGCCCGGCAAGTCCGCGAAGGCCGACGACAAGCAGAACGGCGAGCCGCTCGCCGAGGTCGTCCTCGTCGGGGCCAAGCCGCGCGACAAGGCGCACAAGGCGGCGACCGAGCGCGCCCAGGTGCTGGCCGCCGAGGTGCACCGGGCGCGCGACCTGGTCAACACCCCCTCCAACGACCTGAATCCGGCCGCCTTCGCCGCCGAGGTGCAGACCGCGGCCAAGGAGCACAAGCTCAAGGTCGAGGTGCTGGACGAGAAGGCGCTCGCCAAGGGCGGCTACGGCGGCATCCTCGGCGTCGGCCAGGGCTCGGACTCCCCGCCGCGGCTGGTCCGGATCGCGTACACGCACCCGAAGGCGAAGAAGTCGCTGTCGTACGTCGGCAAGGGCATCACGTACGACTCCGGCGGCATCTCGCTCAAGCCCGCGGGCCACAACGAGACGATGAAGTGCGACATGAGCGGCGCCGCCGCCGTCTTCGGCGCCGTCGTGGCCGCGGCGCGGCTGGGCCTCCAGGTCAACGTCACCGGCTGGCTGGCGCTCGCCGAGAACATGCCGTCGGGTACGGCCACCCGCCCCGGCGACGTGCTGACGATGTACAGCGGCAAGACCGTCGAGGTGCTGAACACCGACGCCGAGGGCCGTCTCGTGCTGGCCGACGCGCTGGCGCGGGCCTGCGAGGAGTCGCCGGACGCGCTCGTGGACGTGGCCACGCTCACCGGCGCCATGGTGGTCGCGCTCGGCCACCGCACGTTCGGGATCATGGCGAACGACGAGGCGTTCCGCACCAGCCTGCACGAGATCGCCGGCGAGGCCGGTGAGGACGCCTGGCCGATGCCCGCGCCCGAGCACCTGCGCAAGACCATCGACTCGCCGGTCGCCGACCTGGCCAACATCGGCGACCGGATGGGCGGCGGGCTCCTGGCGGGCGTGTTCCTGGAGGAGTTCGTCGCCGACGGCACGACCTGGGCGCACCTGGACATCGCGG